The sequence TGTACCCCAAGGAGCCCCCATGTGTGCCCCACTTAGCAGTCATATTCTCCCAAAAGTACTGTTCTATGTTTGGGGTACATACAGCCCCCATATAGCCCCCATACAAATTTTAAAGTTTTTTCATGAGTAAAATAAAAGTGCTGCTTTTGATTGGTTAGTTAAGTATCTGAATATTTGAAAAGGCTAAGATTCAAGGAAAGCGGTTAACTACGTTCAATTATTTAAACCGCAGTAAGCTAAACAATGGCAACCAAAGAAATCTTCGTTAAAGAATACACCGTCAAAGCGCATAAACGGCAAATCCACACGCGCTTATTCAACTTCGTCTGTTGTAAGCAATGCGATCAACCCACCAGTCGTGAGACTTACGCCCCATGCCCCTTGTACTGCGAAACCTGTCGTCCACCTGCACCACCTAAGAAATCTTTAGTGGAGCCGGAGAAGAAGGGTAAGCCAAGACCCATGACTTATAAAAGTGATAAGTAGGTCAACTCTGTGGTATAAGAGCAGTCATGCCAACTCAACAAATTTTTTTTTGGTTTATTTATGGCATATTAAATCTCAGATTTTAAAATCTGAGATTAAACTTTGACAAATATATTAGAAGTAGCTGTGCCAAAAACAGAAAATCAAAAGGTAGTCTTAGCTATTCTCAGTAATGCTGGAGGTAGTGGTAAAACTACTTTAGCAACACACTTAGCTTATGAATTAGCTAATCGGAAAGTCGGTCGTCGCACTTGCTCAGTAGGACTTATTGATTTAGATCCTCAAGGCTCTCTAAGTTTATTTTGTGGATTAGAGAAACCTTCAGATCCTGAACAGTCTGTTTCTGCTGTATTATCTGATAATTTTTCAGGTAATTGGCCTTTTGTATCATGTTGGAGCAAGTACAAGCTGAAAGTGGAAGTTTGCCAAAGCATACAACAGCCTCTGCTAAAAACTGCTGATGATTTAGTTAATCATCCCCGTGGCCCTTATCTTCTAGCTGATAGTCTTAAAGATTATCCTGTAGAGCATGATTTCATAATCATTGATTGTCCTGCTACATTAGGGCGACTCAATTTAGCTGCACTTGCAGCTAGCACTCATATTCTTATCCCTATACAGCTTGAGCCAAAAAGTGCTAGTGGAGCATCTGAACTACTCCAATTTTATTTTATTGAGTGTAGAAGATTACGATTAGATCCTTACCCACAAATCATGGGAATAGTCCCTAATCAATATAGAGCAGATCAGGCTATTCATAACGAGATTTTGGCACAAATGCCGACTATTATTCAGCAGTTACAACTTAAAAATGCTCATTGTTACCCAGAGATTAGGTTTTCTTATGAGTTTAGCAATGCCTCGGGAGCAGGATTACCACTGCATCTTTATCGAAAGAGACACCCCGCTTGCAAAGACTTTGCCAAACTATCATCTGACTTATCGGCCATTATAGGAGCAAAGTAAAATGGCACGTTCAAAAGTAGATTTAACAAAAATGTTTAGTACTGCTGCTCAAATGTCAGATGCAGAAGTTGAGATCAATAAACTGCAAGTAGAA comes from Nostoc punctiforme PCC 73102 and encodes:
- a CDS encoding ParA family protein translates to MTNILEVAVPKTENQKVVLAILSNAGGSGKTTLATHLAYELANRKVGRRTCSVGLIDLDPQGSLSLFCGLEKPSDPEQSVSAVLSDNFSGNWPFVSCWSKYKLKVEVCQSIQQPLLKTADDLVNHPRGPYLLADSLKDYPVEHDFIIIDCPATLGRLNLAALAASTHILIPIQLEPKSASGASELLQFYFIECRRLRLDPYPQIMGIVPNQYRADQAIHNEILAQMPTIIQQLQLKNAHCYPEIRFSYEFSNASGAGLPLHLYRKRHPACKDFAKLSSDLSAIIGAK